Proteins encoded together in one Rhodothermales bacterium window:
- a CDS encoding cold-shock protein has product MSTTTGTVKWFNESKGFGFIEQENGPDVFAHFSQIQGSGFKTLAEGQKVEFTVTEGTKGPQAENIVPV; this is encoded by the coding sequence ATGTCTACGACAACAGGAACGGTTAAGTGGTTTAACGAGTCGAAGGGCTTCGGCTTCATCGAGCAGGAAAATGGCCCGGACGTGTTTGCGCACTTCAGCCAGATCCAGGGCAGCGGCTTCAAGACGCTCGCCGAAGGCCAGAAGGTCGAGTTCACCGTGACCGAGGGTACGAAAGGCCCGCAGGCGGAGAACATCGTACCGGTCTGA